The Streptomyces sp. NBC_01268 genome segment CGCGGAGGTCCCGATGACGTCCGAGCCGTGGATGGAGTCGTCGTTGACGTGCACGGCCTTGTCCGCGCCCATCGACAGCGCCTTGCGCAGCGCGTCCTTGGCGTCGTCGGGGCCGACCGTGACCACGGTGACCTCGGCGTCGTCGGCCTCCTCGGAGATCCGCAGGGCCTGCTCGACCGCGTACTCGTCGAGCTCCGAGAGCAGCCCGTCCACGTCGTCGCGGTCGACCGTCAGGTCGTCGGCGAAACCGCGGTCGCCGGTGGCGTCGGGAACGTACTTCACACAGACAGCGATCTTCAGGGTCACGGCCTGTCTCCTTTCAACGGGCGGGTGGTTACGGGAGGTTGCGGGCCATGACGATGCGCTGGACCTGGTTGGTGCCTTCGTAGATCTGGGTGATCTTGGCGTCGCGCATCATGCGCTCGACGGGGTAGTCGCGGGTGTAGCCGTAGCCGCCGAGGAGCTGGACGGCGTCGGTGGTGACCTCCATGGCGACGTCGGAGGCGAAGCACTTGGCCGCGGCGCCGAAGAAGGTCAGGTCGCCGTCGAGCCGTTCGGACTTGGCGGCGGCGGCGTAGGTGAGCTGGCGGGCGGCTTCGAGCTTCATGGCCATGTCGGCGAGCATGAACTGGATGCCCTGGAAGTCGGCGATGGGCTTGCCGAACTGCTTGCGTTCCTTGACGTAGCCCTTGGCGTAGTCGAGGGCGCCCTGGGCGATGCCGATGGCCTGGGCGGCGATGGTGATGCGGGTGTGGTCGAGGGTCTTCATGGCGGTGGCGAAGCCGGTGCCCTCGGCGCCGATCATGCGGTCGGCGGGGATGCGGACGTTGTCGAGGTAGACCTCGCGGGTCGGGGAGCCCTTGATGCCCAGCTTCTTCTCCGGGGCGCCGAAGGAGACGCCCTCGTCGCTCTTCTCGACGACGAAGGCGCTGATGCCCTTGGAGCGCTTGTCCGGGTCGGTGACGGCCATCACGGTGTAGTACTCGGAGACGCCGGCGTTGGTGATCCACCGCTTGACGCCGTTGAGGACCCAGAAGTCGCCGTCGCGTACCGCGCGGGTCTTCATGCCGGCGGCGTCCGAGCCCGCGTCGGGCTCGGACAGCGCGTAGGAGAACATCGCGTCGCCCTTGGCGAGCGGGCCGAGGTACGTGGCCTTCAGCTCCTCCGAGCCGGACAGCACGACCGGCAGCGAGCCCAGCTTGTTGACCGCGGGGATCAGCGAGGAGGAACCGCACGCGCGGGCGACCTCCTCGATCACGATCACCGTGGCCAGCGCGTCGGCGCCCGCGCCGCCGTAGGACTCGGGGACGTGGACGGCGTGCAGGTCGGCCGCGATCAGCGCGTCCAGGGCCTCCTGGGGGAACCGGCCCTCCTCGTCCACCGCCGCGGCGAACGGCGCGATCTTCGCCTCCGCCAGCGCACGGACCGTCTCACGGAGCATGTCGTGCTCCTCCGACAGGCGATACAGGTCGAAGTCCTTGGCCATGGTCTGGGGCTCCCCTAGCAATGCTTGTGGCACTTTGGCACTGAGTACCCTCAGCAAAACACACTCAGTGCCATGACGCCAGTGGCCAGGGGGCCGGACCACTCAGACGGCGCGGCGCGGCCGGGTCGTCAGGACCACCGCCGCCGCGAACAGCACCACGTTCTTCACCACGAACTCGCCCACCATCGTCAGCAGCAGCGGATTGGAGTGGTCGAACGCCAGCTGCGGGGTGACGAGCAGCACGGCGAAGGTGCCGAGCAGGTGCCCGCCGAGCACGGGCAGCAGCGCGGCCTGCCCCCGCCCGGCGATCAGCCACACGCCGAGGACGATCTCGACCCAGCCGAGCGCGGGGACGAACCAGCCGCCCGTGTCGAACGGCATGACGTCGACGACGAGCTGCGCCGCCGGGCTGAGCCCGATCGCCTTCAGGACGCCGAACCAGACGAAGACCCCGCCGAGGCCGGCCCGCAGCAGCACCAGGCCGTACCGGTGCAGGCGCGGCGCGAACCGCTCGAAGAGGGCGGCGGGCGACGCCGGGGGAGTCGTGTCGGTCGGGCCGGTCGGGCCGGCGGGGGTGCGGGTGGACGGGGTCAGCTGCGAGGAAACGGTCATGCGCGGCCACTCCAGACGGATCGGTGCGGGATCGGTGAGGTCGGGGCGGACGCGCGGCGCCGACGGCCCGGGGCAGGTCGGGGCCGCGTGTCCTGTGGGGAGCGTCCGGCGGCCGGCGGCCCACGACGCCCCTCCGGAACGGAGGGTGGCCGGGGTGGCCGGGATGACCGGGGTGGACCCGGGCGACCGGGTCGGTGGTGCGGGCTGCGCGGTGCCGGGGCACCGAGTGCGGGTGCCGGGGCCGGGGCAGGGGGAGAGGGCCTGCCGGAGCCTCGGAGCCGCCGGTACTCCAGGGTCGGGAACCGGCCAACGGGCGTGACCCCCGGCGGTGCGCCCCGCCCTGGGGACGGGACCGGGTGCCACGCCCTGGCGGTACGGCGTACCCGTCCGCTCGGCGGCGTGGCGCATCGGTCCTGCGGACGCGCGGCCGGCCGCGCACCGACGGGGCCGACAGCGCCCGGTGCCGACCCACGCTAGCCACTCGCCGGGGCCGAGGCGACGCCCATCGACTCCTTGCATGCCTCCGATGGAAGAAGCCGATAGGCCGTTGCCCCACACGATCAGATCTCGCCAGCCTGAGCTCTGTTCGAACTGTGTTTGACCGTTTGATCCGCTCCCGCCCCGCACCACACGCGAAGGAATCCAGGGATGTCTCAGCGACCCGTCTCCACCCCGACCACCCCCGCGGCCCGCACGCCGCTGACCCGGCGCCGGGTGCTCACCGCCTCCGCCGCCGCGGCGGGCGCCTTCGCGCTCGCCTCGGGGACCAGCACGGCCTGGGCGGCGGCCCCCGTCGCGCAGTTCGAGGCGGAGACCCGCACCGGCCGCCGGGCGCCCGGCGCCGGCGCCGAGCCCAGCGTCGTGGTGCGCTGGAACCAGGCCGCCATGGACGCGATCCTGGGCCGCTACCAGGCCGCCGGCAACCGCTTCGGCCCCGCGACCGTCAACGCCCGCGCCCTCGCGATCATCCACAACTGCATCTACGACGCCTGGGCCTGCTACGACCGGGTCGCCGGCGGCACCCGCTACGGCGGCTCCCTGCGCCGCCCCCGCGCCGAGCGCACCCTCGACAACAAGAACGAGGCCATCAGCTACGCCGCCCACCTGGCCCTGCTCGACCTCTTCCCCGAGTACAAGGTCGCCATCGACTCGATGCTGAGCAGCCTCGGCTACGACCCGGCGCTCACCGACCCGGCCCCGAAGAGTCCCGCGTGGATCGGCCGCCGCACCGCCCAGGCCGTCCTCGCCTACCGCCACGGCGACGGCGCCAACCAGCTCGGCACCCCCGCGTACGGCGACACCACCGGCTACCAGTCGAAGAACCCGCCGCAGACCGCCGGCTCCTTCGACCCGTCGATCGTCGTGTCGCCGGAGCACTGGAGCCCGCTGATCGTCGGGGGCAAGACCCAGCGCTACCTCACCCCGCAGTTCGCCGTCATGAAGCCCTTCGCGCTCAGCCGCCCCGACCAGTTCACGGTCGCCGCGCCGCCCGCCTACCCCTCGGTCCGGATGACCGCCGCGATCGAGGAACTCCTCGACATCAGCGCGAACCTGACGGACGAGCAGAAGTGCATAGCGGAGTTCTGGCTCAACGACGACGTCACCCCGCCCGGCGCCCAGCAGATGTGGGGCCGCTTCGTCTCCGCCCGTGACGGACACGACGTCGACGAGGACGCCAAGCTGTTCTTCGGCCTCAACATGGCCGAGTGCGACGCCGCGATCGGCTCCTGGGCGGTCAAGGCCCAGTACGACTTCGCGCGGCCCTCCACCCTCATCCCGTACGACCGCCGCGGCCAGCGCATCCAGGCCTGGGGCGGCCCCGGCCTCGGCACCGTCGCCATGGACGGCGTCGACTGGCAGGCGTACGTGGCCGTGCCGCCGTTCCCGGCCACCGTCTCCGGACACAGCACCTTCTCCGGCGCCGCCGCCGAGTTCCTGCGCCGCTTCACCGGCACCGACGCCTTCGGCGACTCGTACCGCTTCAAGGCGGGCGCCTCCACCGTCGAGCCCGGTCTCACCCCGCGCACCGACACCGTCCTCACCTGGCCCACCTTCAGCGAGGCCGCCCGCCAGGCCGGCATCTCCCGGGTGTACGGCGGCAT includes the following:
- a CDS encoding acyl-CoA dehydrogenase family protein: MAKDFDLYRLSEEHDMLRETVRALAEAKIAPFAAAVDEEGRFPQEALDALIAADLHAVHVPESYGGAGADALATVIVIEEVARACGSSSLIPAVNKLGSLPVVLSGSEELKATYLGPLAKGDAMFSYALSEPDAGSDAAGMKTRAVRDGDFWVLNGVKRWITNAGVSEYYTVMAVTDPDKRSKGISAFVVEKSDEGVSFGAPEKKLGIKGSPTREVYLDNVRIPADRMIGAEGTGFATAMKTLDHTRITIAAQAIGIAQGALDYAKGYVKERKQFGKPIADFQGIQFMLADMAMKLEAARQLTYAAAAKSERLDGDLTFFGAAAKCFASDVAMEVTTDAVQLLGGYGYTRDYPVERMMRDAKITQIYEGTNQVQRIVMARNLP
- a CDS encoding vanadium-dependent haloperoxidase: MSQRPVSTPTTPAARTPLTRRRVLTASAAAAGAFALASGTSTAWAAAPVAQFEAETRTGRRAPGAGAEPSVVVRWNQAAMDAILGRYQAAGNRFGPATVNARALAIIHNCIYDAWACYDRVAGGTRYGGSLRRPRAERTLDNKNEAISYAAHLALLDLFPEYKVAIDSMLSSLGYDPALTDPAPKSPAWIGRRTAQAVLAYRHGDGANQLGTPAYGDTTGYQSKNPPQTAGSFDPSIVVSPEHWSPLIVGGKTQRYLTPQFAVMKPFALSRPDQFTVAAPPAYPSVRMTAAIEELLDISANLTDEQKCIAEFWLNDDVTPPGAQQMWGRFVSARDGHDVDEDAKLFFGLNMAECDAAIGSWAVKAQYDFARPSTLIPYDRRGQRIQAWGGPGLGTVAMDGVDWQAYVAVPPFPATVSGHSTFSGAAAEFLRRFTGTDAFGDSYRFKAGASTVEPGLTPRTDTVLTWPTFSEAARQAGISRVYGGMHWSFDNEPGIEMGHRIGRVVYRQAECYFTGTHR